A region of Pseudomonas saponiphila DNA encodes the following proteins:
- a CDS encoding metal ABC transporter substrate-binding protein — MRALLVLFSLLLPLSWSTAQAADKLAVVTSFSILADLTRQVGGEHVQITNLVGADEDAHTYEPTPDDAKALLQARLIIKNGLGFEPWLDRLVASSASNTPVITASRGVIPRTLDEDGEQIPDPHAWHNLANSELYVHNITRALIAADPAHQADYLRNSQAYLQQIYRLLAEAKAKLGALPAGNRKLVTSHDAFGYLGQAYGIEFMAPQGLSTEREPSAAEVAALITQIRNAKVKAVFMENIKNPRLLQQIAEESGAHIGGTLYSDALAASGPASSFIGLFESNLNTLYDALSQP; from the coding sequence ATGCGCGCTCTTCTCGTGCTGTTCAGCCTGCTGCTGCCATTGTCCTGGTCCACGGCCCAGGCCGCAGACAAGCTGGCCGTGGTGACCAGCTTCAGCATCCTCGCCGACCTGACCCGCCAGGTCGGCGGCGAGCATGTACAGATCACCAACCTGGTGGGCGCCGACGAGGATGCTCATACCTACGAACCTACGCCGGACGATGCCAAGGCTCTGCTCCAGGCCCGGCTGATCATCAAGAATGGCCTGGGTTTCGAACCCTGGCTGGATCGCCTGGTGGCCAGCTCTGCCAGCAATACACCGGTGATCACCGCCAGTCGCGGGGTGATTCCACGCACCCTGGACGAGGACGGTGAACAGATTCCCGACCCGCACGCCTGGCACAACCTGGCCAACAGCGAACTCTATGTGCACAACATCACCCGGGCGCTGATCGCCGCGGACCCGGCCCATCAGGCCGACTACCTGCGCAACAGCCAGGCCTACCTGCAACAGATCTACCGCCTGCTGGCCGAAGCCAAGGCCAAGCTCGGCGCCCTGCCTGCGGGCAACCGCAAGCTCGTCACCTCCCACGACGCCTTCGGCTACCTGGGCCAGGCCTACGGCATCGAGTTCATGGCGCCCCAGGGCCTGTCCACCGAACGCGAACCCTCGGCCGCCGAAGTCGCGGCGCTGATCACCCAGATCCGCAATGCCAAGGTCAAGGCGGTGTTCATGGAAAACATCAAGAACCCGCGCCTGCTCCAGCAGATCGCCGAGGAAAGCGGCGCCCACATCGGCGGCACCCTGTATTCCGATGCCCTGGCGGCCAGCGGCCCGGCCAGCAGCTTCATCGGGCTGTTCGAATCCAACCTCAACACCCTGTACGACGCCCTGAGCCAACCATGA
- the hisI gene encoding phosphoribosyl-AMP cyclohydrolase, which produces MIQRPALSLLDLESAALGSRWPLTAVLDALPWNSDGLIAAIAQQHDSGEVLMLAWMNRRALAETLASGQVCYWSRSRQCLWRKGESSGHRQRLIEARLDCDGDAVLLQVDQHGPACHTGRPNCFYNAIRDGAVEVISSPLKDSRHDP; this is translated from the coding sequence ATGATCCAACGCCCTGCGCTATCGCTGCTGGACCTGGAAAGCGCTGCCCTAGGCAGTCGCTGGCCACTGACCGCGGTGCTCGATGCCCTGCCCTGGAACAGCGACGGCCTGATCGCCGCCATCGCCCAGCAACACGACAGCGGCGAGGTGCTGATGCTGGCCTGGATGAACCGCCGGGCCCTGGCCGAAACCCTGGCCAGCGGCCAGGTCTGCTACTGGTCGCGCTCGCGCCAGTGCCTGTGGCGCAAGGGCGAAAGCTCGGGCCACCGCCAGCGCCTGATCGAGGCGCGCCTGGACTGCGATGGCGACGCCGTACTGCTGCAGGTGGATCAGCACGGCCCGGCCTGCCACACCGGCCGCCCCAACTGTTTCTACAACGCCATTCGCGATGGCGCGGTGGAAGTCATCAGTTCCCCCTTGAAGGACTCGCGCCATGATCCGTAA
- a CDS encoding carbonate dehydratase, translating to MIRKNPSGDLPVIAESAYVDKTAIICGKVVIGENVFVGPYAVIRADEVDASGQMQAITIGANSNIQDGVVIHSKSGAAVTIGQHTSIAHRSIVHGPCVVGDRVFIGFNSVLFNCEVGDGSVVRHNSVVDGRDLPPGFYVPSTTRIGPKTDLAQFPPVSISAAEFSEDVARTNIDLVRGYKALQNEF from the coding sequence ATGATCCGTAAAAACCCTTCCGGCGACCTGCCGGTGATCGCTGAATCCGCCTACGTCGACAAGACCGCCATCATCTGCGGCAAGGTGGTGATCGGCGAAAACGTGTTCGTCGGCCCCTACGCGGTGATCCGCGCCGATGAAGTGGACGCCAGCGGCCAGATGCAGGCCATCACCATCGGTGCCAACTCGAACATCCAGGACGGCGTGGTGATCCACTCCAAATCCGGCGCGGCGGTGACCATCGGCCAGCACACCTCCATCGCCCACCGCTCAATCGTCCACGGCCCCTGCGTGGTCGGCGACCGGGTATTCATCGGCTTCAACAGCGTGCTGTTCAACTGCGAGGTGGGCGACGGCAGCGTGGTCCGGCACAACTCGGTGGTGGACGGTCGCGACCTGCCGCCGGGCTTCTATGTGCCCTCCACCACCCGCATCGGCCCCAAGACCGACCTGGCGCAGTTCCCTCCGGTGAGCATCAGTGCTGCGGAGTTTTCCGAAGACGTGGCCCGCACCAACATCGATCTGGTGCGCGGCTACAAGGCCCTGCAGAACGAGTTCTGA
- a CDS encoding dihydroorotase, whose translation MSRILIRNARLVNEGREFDADLLVSHGRIDTIGSLDHLSADLEIDAQGQWLLPGMIDDQVHFRDPGAPEKGSIHSESRAAVAGGITSFMDMPNTSPATLTLAALADKKRRAAVASVANYGFHFGVSNDNLDTVAALDPTQVAGVKVFMGASTGNLLVDDPEVLDRLFRQVPTLLLAHCEHTPSIQLAQQRWQQLYGEQIPAAAHPRIRDAEACYRSSSLAVALAKKHGTRLHVLHLTSARELALFEDRPLAQKRITAEVCLHHLLFDDRDYPRLGHLIKCNPAIKTQADRDALRQALNSQRLDVIGSDHAPHTWEQKQQPYTRAPAGLPLVQHALPALLELVADRVLPLTTLVEKTSHRVADLFAIPDRGYLREGYWADLVLIRPEPEGLAVDRQPILAQCGWTPFAGRRFRHSVATTLVSGQLAWHQGRLYDHCQGLPLRFDR comes from the coding sequence ATGAGCCGAATCCTTATCCGCAATGCCCGACTGGTGAACGAAGGTCGCGAGTTCGACGCCGACCTGCTGGTCAGCCATGGGCGCATCGACACCATCGGCAGCCTCGACCACCTCAGCGCCGACCTGGAAATCGACGCCCAGGGCCAGTGGCTGCTGCCGGGCATGATCGACGACCAGGTGCACTTTCGCGATCCCGGGGCCCCGGAAAAAGGCAGCATCCATAGCGAGTCGCGCGCCGCCGTGGCCGGTGGCATCACCAGCTTCATGGACATGCCCAACACCTCGCCGGCAACCTTGACCCTGGCCGCCCTGGCCGACAAGAAACGCCGCGCAGCGGTGGCCTCGGTGGCCAACTACGGCTTTCACTTCGGCGTCAGCAACGACAACCTGGACACCGTCGCCGCTCTGGACCCGACCCAGGTCGCCGGGGTCAAGGTGTTCATGGGGGCCTCCACCGGCAACCTGCTGGTGGACGATCCCGAGGTGCTGGACCGCCTGTTTCGCCAGGTGCCCACCCTGCTCCTGGCCCACTGCGAACACACCCCGAGCATCCAGCTCGCGCAACAACGCTGGCAGCAACTCTACGGCGAACAGATTCCCGCCGCCGCCCACCCGCGCATTCGCGACGCCGAGGCCTGCTACCGCTCCTCGTCCCTGGCGGTAGCCCTGGCGAAGAAACACGGCACCCGCCTGCACGTGCTGCACTTGACCAGCGCCCGGGAACTGGCCCTGTTCGAGGACCGGCCCCTGGCGCAAAAGCGCATCACCGCCGAAGTCTGCCTGCACCACCTGCTGTTCGATGACCGCGACTATCCGCGCCTCGGCCACCTGATCAAATGCAACCCGGCGATCAAGACCCAGGCCGATCGCGACGCCTTGCGCCAGGCCCTGAACAGCCAGCGCCTGGACGTCATCGGCAGCGACCACGCGCCTCACACCTGGGAGCAGAAGCAGCAGCCCTACACCCGCGCGCCGGCGGGCCTGCCGCTGGTGCAACACGCACTACCCGCACTGCTGGAGCTGGTGGCGGACCGAGTCCTGCCGCTGACCACCCTGGTGGAAAAGACCAGCCACCGGGTGGCCGATCTGTTCGCCATTCCCGACCGCGGCTACCTGCGCGAAGGCTACTGGGCCGATCTGGTGCTGATCCGTCCCGAGCCCGAAGGGCTGGCCGTGGACCGCCAGCCGATCCTGGCCCAATGCGGCTGGACGCCGTTCGCCGGCCGGCGCTTTCGCCATAGCGTCGCCACCACCCTGGTGTCCGGCCAGCTCGCCTGGCACCAGGGTCGCCTGTACGACCACTGTCAGGGCCTGCCCCTGCGCTTCGATCGCTGA
- the istA gene encoding IS21 family transposase, translated as MAAPRVAMRNIKECLRLKFEAGLSHEKIARALQLSKGVVSKYIAAARVAGLDWPALVAMDEAALAAALFAPTSTNKPRGERVLPDVLSIHRELRRKGVTLQLLWEEYLAAHAGQPTYRYTQFVEHYRRYAQTLKRSMRQLHRAGEKLFIDYAGPTLPVVDPATGEVRRAHIFVAALGASNYTYACATPGETQVDWLTSLGQALTYFGGVPEMVVPDNPRALVAQPDRYEPGLNRATLECARHYQTVILPARPRKPQDKAKAEVAVQVVERWIMARLRHRQFFSLHALNQAIAELLEDLNRRPFKRLDGCRRDWFERLDRPALRALPVHPYEVATFKRCKVSIDYHIEVNGSFYSVPSALARQNVDVRLTAHTLEVLHGNRRVASHLLLGRRGAYSTQREHMPAAHQAHREWTPQRLLDWGARIGPYTRQLIDHQLTHKPHPEMGYRACLGLLSLARRYGNARLEAAAERAVHLRAFTGRSVRNLLQQGLDQQPLPQRAAETTLPGDHENVRGADYYQPPQQELFDDAATHPESTAPATPGRHGPRPGRAMDAAGQPQPELR; from the coding sequence ATGGCGGCGCCGCGAGTAGCCATGCGAAACATCAAAGAATGTCTGCGCCTCAAGTTTGAGGCCGGCTTGTCCCACGAGAAGATTGCCCGTGCCTTGCAGCTGTCCAAGGGCGTGGTTAGCAAGTACATCGCGGCGGCGCGGGTGGCCGGGCTGGACTGGCCGGCGCTGGTGGCCATGGACGAGGCCGCGCTGGCGGCCGCCTTGTTTGCACCGACGTCGACGAACAAGCCGCGCGGTGAGCGAGTGCTGCCCGATGTGCTGAGCATCCACCGCGAGTTGCGACGCAAGGGCGTGACCTTGCAGCTGCTGTGGGAGGAATATCTCGCCGCGCATGCGGGCCAGCCGACCTACCGCTACACCCAGTTCGTCGAGCACTACCGGCGCTACGCCCAGACGCTCAAACGTTCGATGCGTCAGCTGCACCGTGCGGGCGAGAAGCTATTCATCGACTATGCCGGGCCGACGCTGCCGGTGGTCGACCCGGCCACCGGCGAAGTGCGCCGGGCGCACATCTTCGTCGCCGCCCTGGGCGCCTCGAATTACACCTATGCCTGCGCGACGCCAGGCGAAACCCAGGTGGACTGGCTGACCTCGCTGGGCCAGGCTCTGACCTACTTTGGCGGCGTGCCGGAAATGGTTGTGCCGGACAATCCGCGCGCCCTGGTCGCCCAGCCGGATCGCTACGAGCCGGGCCTGAACCGGGCCACGCTGGAGTGCGCGCGTCATTACCAGACGGTGATCCTGCCGGCACGGCCACGCAAGCCTCAGGACAAGGCCAAGGCCGAGGTGGCGGTGCAGGTGGTCGAGCGCTGGATCATGGCGCGGCTGCGCCATCGGCAGTTCTTCAGCCTGCATGCGCTTAACCAGGCCATCGCCGAGCTGCTGGAGGATCTGAATCGGCGCCCGTTCAAGCGGCTCGATGGCTGCCGGCGCGACTGGTTCGAGCGCCTGGATCGCCCGGCCTTGCGAGCGCTGCCGGTGCATCCCTACGAGGTCGCCACCTTCAAGCGCTGCAAGGTCAGCATCGACTACCACATCGAGGTCAATGGCAGCTTCTACAGCGTGCCCTCCGCCCTGGCCCGGCAGAACGTGGACGTGCGACTGACGGCACACACCCTGGAAGTGCTGCATGGCAACCGGCGGGTGGCCAGCCACCTGCTGCTGGGGCGACGCGGCGCTTACAGTACCCAGCGCGAGCACATGCCCGCGGCGCACCAGGCGCATCGCGAATGGACGCCACAACGCCTGCTCGACTGGGGCGCGCGGATCGGCCCCTACACGCGCCAACTGATCGATCACCAACTGACCCACAAGCCGCACCCGGAGATGGGCTACCGCGCCTGCCTCGGCCTGCTCTCGCTGGCCCGGCGCTATGGCAATGCACGCCTGGAAGCCGCTGCCGAACGTGCCGTACACCTGCGCGCCTTCACCGGGCGCAGCGTGCGCAACCTGCTCCAGCAAGGCCTGGATCAACAGCCGCTGCCCCAGCGTGCCGCCGAAACGACCTTACCCGGCGACCACGAGAACGTCCGTGGCGCCGACTACTACCAACCCCCGCAACAGGAGCTGTTCGATGATGCCGCAACACACCCTGAATCAACTGCACCAGCTACGCCTGGACGGCATGGCCCGCGCCCTGGAAGAGCAATGGACGCTGCCGGCCAGCCACAGCCTGAGCTTCGATGA
- the istB gene encoding IS21-like element IS1474 family helper ATPase IstB, with protein sequence MMPQHTLNQLHQLRLDGMARALEEQWTLPASHSLSFDERLGLLLDRELAWRDNQRLVRLRKKAKLKYANACLEDLDRRTGRALDERLIATLASGDWIRQQHNLLLTGPTGAGKTWLACALGNQACRQGYSTLYLRTPRLLEQLRIAHGDGSFGRTLQQLAKVDVLVLDDWALAPLEEGARHDLLEVIDDRAGSRSTILTSQLPIEHWHGWINDPTLADAILDRLVHNAYRLTMKGESLRRKKAEEQAAS encoded by the coding sequence ATGATGCCGCAACACACCCTGAATCAACTGCACCAGCTACGCCTGGACGGCATGGCCCGCGCCCTGGAAGAGCAATGGACGCTGCCGGCCAGCCACAGCCTGAGCTTCGATGAACGCCTCGGCCTACTGCTCGACCGCGAACTGGCCTGGCGTGACAACCAGCGCCTGGTACGGCTGCGCAAGAAGGCCAAGCTCAAGTACGCCAACGCCTGCCTGGAAGATCTCGACCGCCGCACCGGACGCGCCCTGGACGAGCGTCTGATCGCCACCCTGGCCAGTGGCGACTGGATCCGCCAGCAGCACAACCTGCTGCTGACCGGCCCGACCGGTGCCGGCAAAACCTGGCTGGCCTGCGCCCTGGGCAACCAGGCCTGCCGCCAGGGCTATAGCACCCTGTACCTGCGCACCCCGCGCCTGCTGGAACAACTGCGCATCGCTCATGGCGACGGCAGCTTCGGCCGTACCCTGCAACAGCTGGCAAAGGTCGACGTCCTGGTGCTGGACGACTGGGCGCTAGCCCCGCTGGAGGAAGGAGCCCGGCATGACCTGCTGGAGGTGATCGACGACCGCGCTGGCAGCCGCTCCACCATCCTGACGAGCCAACTGCCCATCGAGCACTGGCACGGCTGGATCAACGACCCGACCCTGGCCGATGCCATCCTCGACCGCCTGGTGCACAACGCCTACCGACTGACGATGAAAGGCGAGTCGCTGCGCCGAAAAAAAGCCGAGGAACAAGCCGCATCGTGA
- the thrS gene encoding threonine--tRNA ligase, whose product MIRITLPDGACREYDQPLSVFEVAASIGSGLAKAAVAGRVDGRLVDCDYLLHSDTHLSIVTASDADGLQILRHSCAHLLAMAVKQLYPSAQVTIGPVIEDGFFYDFAYERPFTPEDLDLIEARMHSLAATNHRLHRRELSREQALQHFAAQGEHYKVELIRDLPQEAVLSLYRQGDFEDLCRGPHVRSTGQLRAFKLTKVAGAYWRGDANNAPLQRIYGTCWATRQDLDAYLVRQEQAAKRDHRKLGQQLDLFHFDDCAPGSVFWHAKGWTLFQQLIGYMRQRQEQAGYQEVNTPDVMDRSLWETSGHWQNYRDHMFTTSTEDQRTFALKPMNCPGAVAIFGQGLKSYRDLPLRIAEFGKVHRYEPSGALHGLLRVRHFTQDDAHIFCTAQQMQDECARTIALVFDIYKEFGFDEVAVKLSTRPANRIGSDEVWDQLESALVGALQSMRIDYRLNPGEGAFYGPKLEFVLRDAIGRDWQCGTLQVDLNLPERFAISYVDDHGERRQPVMLHRALFGSLERFIGILLEHHGGALPLWLAPQQVAVLNISAAQANHAQAIAERLRRHGLRASADLRNEKIGYKIREHSLQKVPYLLVIGDKEQAGGYVSLRSRKGEDLGQLTLEQALQRMV is encoded by the coding sequence ATGATCCGCATCACCCTGCCTGATGGCGCGTGCCGTGAGTACGACCAGCCGTTGTCCGTGTTCGAGGTGGCCGCCAGCATTGGCAGCGGCCTGGCCAAAGCCGCCGTGGCCGGACGGGTCGACGGCCGGCTGGTGGACTGTGACTACCTGTTGCACAGCGACACCCACCTGAGCATCGTCACCGCCAGCGATGCCGATGGCCTGCAAATCCTGCGTCACTCCTGCGCCCACCTGCTGGCCATGGCGGTGAAGCAGTTGTACCCCTCGGCTCAGGTCACCATCGGCCCGGTCATCGAGGACGGTTTCTTCTACGACTTCGCCTACGAGCGCCCTTTCACTCCCGAGGATCTGGACCTGATCGAGGCGCGCATGCACAGCCTGGCCGCCACCAACCACCGCCTGCACCGCCGCGAGCTGTCCCGGGAGCAGGCGCTGCAACACTTCGCCGCGCAGGGCGAGCACTACAAGGTCGAACTGATCCGCGATCTGCCTCAGGAGGCCGTGCTGTCGCTGTACCGTCAGGGCGATTTCGAAGACCTGTGCCGCGGCCCCCACGTGCGCAGCACCGGTCAGTTACGGGCGTTCAAGCTGACCAAGGTGGCCGGGGCCTATTGGCGCGGCGACGCCAACAACGCGCCGTTGCAACGGATCTACGGCACCTGCTGGGCCACTCGCCAGGATCTGGACGCCTATCTGGTTCGCCAGGAACAGGCCGCCAAGCGCGACCACCGCAAGCTGGGCCAGCAACTGGACCTGTTCCACTTCGACGACTGCGCGCCAGGTTCAGTGTTCTGGCACGCCAAGGGCTGGACCCTGTTCCAGCAGTTGATCGGCTACATGCGCCAGCGCCAGGAACAGGCCGGCTACCAGGAAGTGAACACCCCGGACGTGATGGACCGCAGCCTCTGGGAAACCTCCGGGCACTGGCAGAACTACCGCGACCACATGTTCACCACCAGCACCGAGGACCAGCGCACCTTCGCCCTCAAGCCGATGAACTGCCCCGGCGCGGTGGCCATCTTCGGCCAGGGTTTGAAGAGCTACCGCGACCTGCCCCTGCGCATCGCCGAGTTCGGCAAGGTCCATCGCTACGAACCTTCGGGGGCACTGCACGGCTTGCTGCGGGTGCGCCACTTCACCCAGGACGACGCCCACATCTTCTGCACCGCGCAACAGATGCAGGACGAATGCGCCCGCACCATCGCCCTGGTGTTCGACATCTACAAGGAGTTCGGTTTCGACGAAGTGGCGGTGAAGCTGTCCACCCGCCCGGCCAATCGCATCGGCAGCGACGAGGTCTGGGATCAGCTGGAAAGCGCCCTGGTCGGCGCCCTGCAAAGCATGCGGATCGACTATCGGCTCAACCCGGGGGAAGGCGCCTTCTACGGCCCGAAACTGGAGTTCGTGCTGCGCGACGCCATCGGCCGCGACTGGCAGTGCGGCACCCTGCAAGTGGACCTCAACCTGCCCGAGCGCTTTGCCATCAGCTACGTCGACGACCACGGCGAACGCCGGCAACCGGTGATGCTGCACCGCGCGCTGTTCGGTTCCCTGGAACGCTTTATCGGCATTCTCCTTGAGCACCATGGCGGCGCCCTGCCCCTGTGGCTGGCACCGCAGCAGGTGGCGGTGCTGAACATCAGCGCGGCCCAGGCGAACCATGCCCAGGCCATCGCCGAGCGCCTGCGCCGGCATGGGCTGCGGGCCAGTGCCGACCTGCGCAACGAAAAGATCGGCTACAAGATCCGCGAGCACAGCCTGCAGAAAGTGCCTTATCTGCTGGTGATAGGGGACAAGGAGCAAGCCGGAGGCTACGTCAGCCTGCGCAGCCGCAAGGGCGAAGACCTGGGGCAGCTGACCCTGGAGCAGGCGCTGCAGCGCATGGTCTAG
- a CDS encoding DUF3617 domain-containing protein — protein MKLRLLGWALAAGMALPLAAQAQMLQPGLWELTSSNMKVDDQNLPDLSLILGQLQQQMTPQQRAMLEKQGVTMGGKGIRVCLTPDQVKSDTIPLQDPQSGCRQQVTERNGNQWKFRFSCPKAQGSGVARFISDREFTTNVIGTFNATGLQQKGSMDTRAVWLGQDCGTVKPRAS, from the coding sequence ATGAAACTTCGTTTACTGGGTTGGGCGTTGGCGGCGGGAATGGCGCTGCCACTGGCGGCGCAGGCGCAGATGCTGCAACCGGGCTTGTGGGAACTGACCAGCAGCAACATGAAGGTCGATGACCAGAACCTGCCGGATCTGTCGCTGATCCTCGGCCAGTTGCAGCAGCAGATGACCCCGCAGCAACGGGCCATGCTGGAGAAACAGGGCGTGACCATGGGCGGCAAGGGCATTCGCGTGTGCCTGACGCCGGATCAGGTCAAGTCCGATACCATCCCGCTGCAGGACCCGCAGTCGGGCTGCCGGCAGCAGGTCACCGAGCGCAACGGCAACCAGTGGAAGTTTCGTTTCAGTTGTCCCAAGGCCCAGGGCAGTGGGGTAGCCAGGTTCATCAGTGATCGCGAGTTCACCACCAATGTGATCGGCACTTTCAATGCCACCGGCCTGCAGCAGAAGGGCAGCATGGACACCCGCGCCGTGTGGCTCGGCCAGGACTGCGGCACGGTCAAGCCCCGGGCTTCCTGA
- the cls gene encoding cardiolipin synthase, producing the protein MDYFGPHIFGYLIALLHFLGLIAAIHAVFTVRTAQGAIAWALSLMFMPYLTLIPYLVFGRSTFDAYIKARRQANVEMHKAINELNWRPWVEEALTARASQAYASLRAMPKLGRMPCLANNQLRLLVNGDATFEAIFNAIRRSHTAVLIQFFIIHDDQLGRRLQRLLLEKAAEGVSIHLLYDGIGSHSLPASYVQTLREAGVQVHAFATRSGWLNRFQVNFRNHRKIVVVDGMLGFVGGHNVGDEYLGEKPPLAPWRDTHVQVSGPVVACLQESFAEDWFWAARQLPPLILPDAYPDGGVLCQLLASGPADAYETCSLFFVEAIHAASERVWITSPYFIPDEAVFAALRLAVLRGVDVRILLPARPDHRIVYAASSLYAFEAVRAGVRVFRYQPGFLHQKVVLIDNEISAIGSANLDNRSFRLNFEVMLLTVDDDFATEVEDMLKADFAKAREIAKEESRQTHRLQQLGMRVARLISPIL; encoded by the coding sequence ATGGATTATTTTGGCCCGCACATCTTTGGCTATCTCATCGCGCTGCTGCATTTTCTCGGGCTGATCGCCGCGATCCACGCGGTGTTCACCGTCAGGACCGCCCAAGGCGCCATTGCCTGGGCCCTGTCACTGATGTTCATGCCCTACCTGACCCTCATCCCCTACCTGGTGTTCGGCCGCAGCACCTTCGACGCCTACATCAAGGCCCGGCGCCAGGCCAACGTGGAAATGCACAAGGCCATCAATGAGCTGAACTGGCGCCCCTGGGTCGAAGAAGCCCTGACCGCCCGGGCCTCCCAGGCCTATGCCTCGTTGCGCGCCATGCCCAAGCTCGGTCGCATGCCGTGCCTGGCCAACAATCAGCTGCGCCTGCTGGTCAATGGCGATGCCACTTTCGAAGCGATCTTCAATGCCATCCGCCGTTCCCATACGGCAGTGCTGATCCAGTTCTTCATCATTCACGACGACCAGTTGGGCCGGCGCCTGCAACGCCTGCTACTGGAAAAGGCCGCCGAAGGGGTGTCGATCCACCTGCTCTACGACGGCATCGGCAGCCATTCCCTGCCCGCCAGCTACGTGCAGACCCTGCGCGAAGCCGGGGTTCAGGTACACGCCTTCGCCACCCGCAGCGGCTGGCTCAATCGCTTTCAGGTGAACTTTCGCAACCACCGCAAGATCGTGGTGGTGGACGGCATGCTGGGGTTTGTCGGCGGACACAACGTCGGTGACGAATACCTGGGCGAGAAACCGCCCCTGGCCCCCTGGCGCGATACCCACGTGCAGGTCAGCGGCCCGGTGGTGGCCTGCCTGCAGGAGTCCTTCGCCGAAGACTGGTTCTGGGCCGCGCGGCAGCTGCCACCGCTGATCCTGCCGGACGCCTACCCCGACGGCGGCGTGCTCTGCCAATTGCTGGCCAGCGGTCCGGCGGATGCCTACGAAACCTGCTCGCTGTTCTTCGTCGAGGCGATCCACGCCGCCAGCGAACGGGTGTGGATCACCAGCCCGTACTTCATTCCCGACGAGGCGGTGTTCGCCGCCCTGCGCCTGGCGGTGCTGCGTGGTGTGGACGTGCGCATCCTGCTGCCGGCGCGCCCGGACCATCGCATCGTCTACGCCGCCTCCAGTCTCTATGCCTTCGAGGCAGTGCGCGCCGGGGTCCGGGTCTTCCGTTATCAGCCGGGGTTCCTGCATCAGAAAGTGGTGTTGATCGACAACGAGATCAGCGCCATTGGCAGCGCCAACCTGGACAACCGCTCCTTCCGCCTGAATTTCGAAGTGATGTTGCTGACCGTGGATGACGATTTCGCCACCGAGGTCGAGGACATGCTCAAGGCCGACTTCGCCAAGGCCCGGGAAATCGCCAAGGAAGAAAGCCGCCAGACCCACCGCCTGCAACAACTGGGCATGCGGGTCGCGCGGCTGATTTCACCGATTCTGTAA
- the cfaB gene encoding C17 cyclopropane fatty acid synthase CfaB, translated as MLAQLPPALQNLQLPLRLRLWDGHEFNLGPEPSVTIVVKDPQLVAQFTHPSLDALGGAFVEGKLELEGSISEVIRVCDELSQALLDEDGDNQPVRTLHDKATDAAAISYHYDLSNAFYQLWLDSDMAYSCAYFETGSESLEQAQQAKFRHLCRKLRLQPGDYLLDVGCGWGGLARYAAREFGARVFGITLSKEQLALARERVSAEGLDDLVELQLLDYRDLPQDGRFDKVVSVGMFEHVGHANLAQYCRTLFNAVREGGLVMNHGITAKHIDGRPVGRGAGDFIERYVFPNGELPHLAMISAQISDAGLEIVDVESLRLHYARTLDHWSERLEDNLEAAARQVPEQALRIWRLYLAGCAYAFARGWINLHQILAVKAHADGSHELPWTRDDLYHP; from the coding sequence ATGCTCGCGCAACTTCCACCGGCCTTACAGAATCTGCAATTACCCTTGCGCCTGCGGCTCTGGGATGGCCATGAGTTCAATCTTGGGCCGGAGCCCAGCGTCACCATCGTGGTCAAGGACCCGCAACTGGTCGCGCAATTCACCCATCCCAGCCTTGACGCGCTGGGGGGCGCCTTTGTCGAGGGCAAGCTGGAACTCGAAGGTTCCATCAGCGAAGTCATCCGGGTCTGCGACGAGCTGAGCCAGGCCCTGCTGGATGAGGACGGCGACAATCAGCCGGTGCGCACCCTGCACGACAAGGCCACGGACGCGGCAGCCATTTCCTACCACTACGATCTTTCCAACGCCTTCTACCAACTGTGGCTCGACAGTGACATGGCCTACTCCTGCGCCTATTTCGAGACGGGCAGCGAGTCCCTGGAGCAGGCCCAGCAAGCCAAGTTCCGTCATCTGTGCCGCAAGCTGCGCCTGCAACCGGGGGACTACCTGCTGGACGTCGGCTGTGGCTGGGGCGGACTGGCCCGCTACGCTGCCCGCGAGTTCGGCGCCAGGGTCTTTGGCATCACCCTGAGCAAGGAGCAACTGGCCCTGGCGCGGGAGCGGGTGAGTGCCGAGGGCCTGGACGATCTGGTGGAACTGCAGCTGCTGGACTACCGCGATCTGCCCCAGGATGGCCGCTTCGACAAGGTGGTCAGCGTCGGCATGTTCGAACACGTCGGCCACGCCAACCTGGCGCAGTATTGCCGGACCCTGTTCAACGCGGTGCGCGAAGGCGGCCTGGTGATGAACCATGGGATCACCGCCAAGCATATCGATGGACGCCCCGTGGGCCGGGGCGCCGGTGACTTCATCGAGCGTTACGTGTTCCCCAATGGCGAGCTGCCGCACCTGGCGATGATCTCCGCGCAGATCAGCGACGCCGGGCTGGAGATCGTCGATGTCGAAAGCCTGCGTCTGCATTACGCCCGCACCCTGGACCACTGGAGTGAGCGCCTGGAAGACAACCTGGAGGCCGCCGCCCGACAGGTTCCCGAGCAGGCGCTACGGATCTGGCGGTTGTACCTGGCGGGTTGCGCCTATGCGTTCGCCAGGGGCTGGATCAACCTGCACCAGATCCTCGCGGTCAAGGCTCATGCCGATGGCAGCCATGAGTTGCCCTGGACCCGCGACGACCTCTACCACCCTTAG